From Natronincola ferrireducens, the proteins below share one genomic window:
- a CDS encoding flagellar protein FlgN produces the protein MKSIEQLKEALQQELNMYQQVLEMAKEKTQIIKQGRLKELEENTSKEQQYIRTMGTFEKIRRSIFTNISQELEIQEPSSVSELLLHLEEEEASHIDDIRNQLLEVIHRLEEINKLNEKLIYQSLEYVNFNIELMTTSHETSSHYGEKEAGNRKTVASLLDIKV, from the coding sequence ATGAAATCTATTGAACAGTTAAAGGAAGCCCTACAGCAGGAGTTAAACATGTATCAGCAGGTGTTGGAGATGGCGAAGGAAAAGACGCAAATTATAAAACAAGGACGTTTAAAGGAACTAGAGGAAAATACTTCTAAGGAACAGCAATATATTCGTACAATGGGAACCTTTGAAAAAATCCGTCGCTCTATTTTCACCAATATATCCCAAGAACTAGAAATTCAAGAGCCCAGCAGTGTATCGGAGCTTCTCCTTCATCTGGAGGAAGAAGAGGCCTCCCATATAGATGATATAAGGAATCAACTACTGGAGGTTATCCATAGATTAGAAGAGATAAACAAACTAAATGAGAAGCTAATTTATCAAAGTTTAGAGTATGTTAACTTCAACATAGAATTGATGACTACTTCCCATGAGACCAGCAGCCATTATGGAGAAAAAGAAGCAGGGAACCGTAAAACCGTTGCAAGTCTATTGGACATAAAGGTTTAG